The DNA region TGAATCTCACCGGTGCACAACTAAAAGCAGCTGTTTATTCCTCTGCCATTGACAGCCTTGCGGGTGAAGAACCGTTAAGGTCGTTTAAAAGCAAAGACGGATTAGCTGATTTCATGCAGGAACTCTTTTTCGAAGAGTTTGACTATTATCCTATTAAAAGAGTTCAGGCGTCACAACCCAGTATTAACCTGAGTGATGCAGATTTGACCTGGGTCAGCTATTACTCCTCCATATATCATCAGTCAAAAGATTATGGGAATTTAGATATTGGCAATCAACATGCAATGGTATTTCAGATGCTTTTAGGACTGGAATACACGTTTTCGATCCATGCTCTTGAGGCCAAAGCAAAAAAGGCAGAACGTGAATGGAGCCTAAAGACAGAACAGGAAAAAAATCAATCGATTACCGTTGAGGATTTGCAAAAAATGCAAAATGATTTGATCGCCACAAATGAGCAGATTTTAAAATTGAGGACTAATACAGAAAAGAAAGCTATTGAGGCGATAGAAGAAAGGCTACATTCATTTCAGCAATCCAGGGAGACGACGAGAAAAGAAAAAATGGACGGCGAGGACAGGCTTTACCAAATGAAAACTGCTTTCAACTCTTCTCAAGTGGAGATAAAGGAAAAACAGGATTTAATCCAGCATTCCACCAGGGAGATAAATAAGTTACGAAAACTGATTGTTGAATACCAAGATTATATTGACTCAGGTATATTCTTCAATAACCTCGAAGTCACAGAATGTCCCCACTGTGATCATGAAGTGGATAAGGATAAGCGTTTGCTCGAGAAGGAGTCTAAAATATGTATGCTCTGCGACCATGAAATGACTGCTCAGGTAAATGATATAGAAATATGGCAATTGAGAATACAGGAAGCTAAACAAGAAATTGAGCGAAACCGTTTACTTTCCGAAACAGAGAACCAGGTACTCATTAACATCGAACAAAAGGTTAAGATTAATGATAAAAAGTTTGCCAGTCTGGAAAATGAGGTATTAAAATTGGAAAATGTTCTTGAGAACTTAGACAAATCAATTAAGGAAGCAGAGGGGCATAGAAATCAACTGAGAGCGACGATTGAAGGAGACTATTTCAGTAAATTCGAAAATCTTCTTGAGCAAAAAATCAAGACGGAAAATCAGATAGCAGTCGCCGAAAAACAGGCAACTTTGCGTCTCGATAATAAGTTGAAAAGAAAGGCTGAACTGCTTAGAACTGGGCATGAACTGATGCTTAAGAGCAGAAAAAAACTGGGTCAGGCCACCCTGTTTCAACTCGAGGAAATTATGCTTAACCAACTTCACTCGCTGGGACTTTCCAGTTACACGAGGGTCGTGATAAATCCAGATAACTTTATCATTCACTATCATCAAGGAAATGTTGTAAATAATTTCAACGACATATCTGAAGGTGAACAGTTACGGGCAAAACTGGCTTTGTATCTGAGCCTTATCGAACTGGATCTGGAGAAGGGTGTGGGCCGGCACCCGAGGCTGATAATTCTAGATTCTCCAACAAAGGAAGAGGCCGATATTCACTTCGTGGAGGGGCTTAAGAAAACATTGTTGCATATCGAAGAAAAGTTTGGTGAGCAGGTACAGGTGATGGTTGGAACAGCAAATAGAGAGCTGGCAAGCATTATAAAGTCTGCTGAAAAACTTGATGTTAGTGAAAGTGGTCAATTTGTCTTTTAATGAACATTCCTAAACAATATCATGATTTTGGCAATTTATCCGAGGATGAAAAGGCGGATTTTTTGGATAGCTTTTTTGATGAAGGCTATTTCCAGAGCTATTCACTTCCCGCATTAAAAAATCTCCTCCAGTCGATTATCGTTCAGGAAACCAAGTCCTACCTCCGGCAATGTGCGCTTGAGATCTACAGCAGTCTTGTTCTCATTGGGAAACTGAGCCGGCAGACCTTACTAGGTATTTTGCTCGAGGATATAGAAGATAATTCAGATCCTTTTGTACAGATCTCGCGTATCCGCTTACTGTTTCTGCATTATGATGCGAGTGCAGACGCTGATCAGGTATTTGAGAAGTTGAGCCGTCATTTGAACGCGGATGTATCCAGTGAAGCTTTATACCGAAAAGGGCTTCTGGCTTTTCTTGCCATCCCTCAAAATGGAACTTCGGATTTCATAGCCGGTCTTAAATTCTGCCATTCACACTTTTTTGCATCATCTAGTATTGTTGAAAATAGGATAGATGCAGCTTATTTCGCAGCAGTCTGTGATTTCATTCTTAGTTTGATTGCTGGTCAACAAGAGGAGTACCAAACATTGCTAGCCAGGTGCCTTAACTTACTCTGGAGATTTGAGATATTCAGTAATGATGAAAATCTGAGTTTATCTCAACATCTGGGACAGGTTTTAAGCCTTAGTGTAGACATCGTGAAAAAAGTGAGTGAGGAAAGTAAATGGATTGACTACGATGCAGAGTTGGTGGAGGTTTTTAGTCTCCACCAAGAATTGATCAATGTTCAGGCAAATGGAACCTTTATCGACCAAACAATTCTCAAGCAGTTCAAACAATTGACAACGTCCGTAATCTCCCCGCTCTATTCCAGCAATCTAATCGCATCCTCAGCCAGGCTTGGCGTGTTAATTGAGAAAGAAATAGATCCAGAATACCAAGGTT from Pedobacter endophyticus includes:
- a CDS encoding coiled-coil domain-containing protein, with protein sequence MNFKFDEFVKYVHEIYAADFSLEEVKEILFLEEDGYNKSVPDSPQKRLLLRRIILEGKKNEDTTFKYDRPLYSGVSMWVADNLKGKSTIFKAIGFALTGRDKFTPLVKTWLKYIALEFSIKDAVYSVVLNLTGAQLKAAVYSSAIDSLAGEEPLRSFKSKDGLADFMQELFFEEFDYYPIKRVQASQPSINLSDADLTWVSYYSSIYHQSKDYGNLDIGNQHAMVFQMLLGLEYTFSIHALEAKAKKAEREWSLKTEQEKNQSITVEDLQKMQNDLIATNEQILKLRTNTEKKAIEAIEERLHSFQQSRETTRKEKMDGEDRLYQMKTAFNSSQVEIKEKQDLIQHSTREINKLRKLIVEYQDYIDSGIFFNNLEVTECPHCDHEVDKDKRLLEKESKICMLCDHEMTAQVNDIEIWQLRIQEAKQEIERNRLLSETENQVLINIEQKVKINDKKFASLENEVLKLENVLENLDKSIKEAEGHRNQLRATIEGDYFSKFENLLEQKIKTENQIAVAEKQATLRLDNKLKRKAELLRTGHELMLKSRKKLGQATLFQLEEIMLNQLHSLGLSSYTRVVINPDNFIIHYHQGNVVNNFNDISEGEQLRAKLALYLSLIELDLEKGVGRHPRLIILDSPTKEEADIHFVEGLKKTLLHIEEKFGEQVQVMVGTANRELASIIKSAEKLDVSESGQFVF